One genomic window of Cellulophaga sp. Hel_I_12 includes the following:
- a CDS encoding LptE family protein — MKKIKKIVPILLIAVSFSSCWMYKFNDGDVGTAKNFEVRLFQNYATQSPGSTFEPGLERDFTQALQNLILDQTSLSLTSSNGDLLYEGEITEFRISPMTATANQTAAQNRLSMRVNVRFFNTTKEDEDFEKPFSFFYDYPANASFNSIKSAALEEIFERITQDIFNESLANW; from the coding sequence TTGAAAAAAATAAAAAAAATAGTACCGATTTTACTCATCGCAGTTAGCTTCTCTAGTTGCTGGATGTATAAATTTAATGATGGTGATGTAGGCACGGCAAAAAACTTTGAAGTGAGGTTATTTCAAAACTATGCGACCCAAAGCCCTGGCTCTACCTTTGAACCTGGGCTTGAAAGAGATTTTACGCAAGCCCTACAAAATTTAATTTTAGACCAAACGAGTCTATCGCTAACTTCAAGTAATGGCGATTTACTCTACGAAGGAGAAATTACCGAATTTCGAATTTCGCCCATGACCGCTACCGCAAACCAAACCGCTGCACAAAATAGATTATCTATGCGCGTAAATGTGCGTTTTTTTAACACGACCAAGGAAGACGAAGATTTTGAAAAGCCTTTTTCATTCTTTTATGATTATCCTGCAAATGCCTCTTTTAATAGTATAAAATCTGCAGCTTTAGAGGAAATATTTGAACGTATCACACAAGATATTTTTAACGAATCACTAGCTAATTGGTAA
- the secG gene encoding preprotein translocase subunit SecG: protein MSTFTIFLILIIIVSLLLMLVIMVQNPKGGGLSSQFGGGGTQIAGGVKKTGDFLDKSTWTLATLLIVLILLSNISLKDNYTQTESKLLDGNNMENTLPDALPESLPEPTEGTPIPDSE, encoded by the coding sequence ATGAGCACATTTACAATATTTTTAATCCTAATCATCATCGTGAGTTTATTATTAATGCTAGTGATAATGGTGCAGAACCCAAAAGGGGGCGGATTATCTTCACAATTTGGTGGAGGCGGAACTCAAATAGCTGGTGGTGTTAAAAAAACTGGAGACTTTTTAGATAAAAGCACATGGACCTTGGCTACCCTATTAATTGTTTTAATTTTGTTGTCTAACATTTCATTAAAAGACAACTACACTCAAACAGAATCTAAATTATTAGATGGTAATAACATGGAGAATACACTTCCTGATGCATTACCTGAATCACTTCCTGAACCAACAGAAGGAACACCTATTCCGGATTCAGAATAA
- the groES gene encoding co-chaperone GroES: MAKVTIKPLADRVLIEPMAAETKTASGLYIPDTAKEKPQKGKVVAVGPGTKDEKITVKVGDTVLYGKYAGTELKLDGTDYLMMRESDILAII, encoded by the coding sequence ATGGCTAAAGTTACAATTAAACCATTGGCAGATCGAGTACTTATTGAACCAATGGCAGCTGAAACAAAAACTGCTTCTGGACTTTATATTCCAGACACTGCAAAAGAAAAACCACAAAAAGGTAAAGTTGTTGCGGTAGGTCCAGGTACCAAAGATGAAAAAATTACTGTAAAAGTAGGAGATACTGTACTCTATGGCAAATACGCTGGCACAGAACTAAAATTAGACGGTACGGACTACCTAATGATGCGTGAAAGTGATATTTTGGCGATCATATAA
- a CDS encoding four helix bundle protein: MLLMRDFKKYGVWEISHKFTLQIYALTNNFPSQETYGLSSQLRRASTSISTNISEGCGRDSDAEFSRFLTIAVGSASEVEYLILLSKDLNYLDLKTYEKLNEDINTIKRKIYSLKQKLN; this comes from the coding sequence ATGCTTCTTATGAGAGATTTTAAAAAATATGGTGTCTGGGAAATCAGTCATAAATTTACTTTACAGATTTATGCACTTACAAATAATTTTCCTTCTCAAGAAACATACGGACTTAGCTCACAGTTAAGAAGAGCTAGTACTTCAATTTCAACAAATATTTCTGAAGGATGCGGAAGAGATAGTGATGCTGAATTCAGTCGGTTTTTGACTATTGCAGTTGGCTCTGCTTCAGAAGTTGAATATCTTATTTTACTTTCGAAAGATTTGAATTATTTAGATTTAAAGACCTACGAAAAATTAAATGAAGACATCAACACCATTAAGAGAAAAATATATTCTTTAAAACAAAAATTAAATTAA
- the groL gene encoding chaperonin GroEL (60 kDa chaperone family; promotes refolding of misfolded polypeptides especially under stressful conditions; forms two stacked rings of heptamers to form a barrel-shaped 14mer; ends can be capped by GroES; misfolded proteins enter the barrel where they are refolded when GroES binds), translating to MAKDIKFDIDARDGLKRGVDALANAVKVTLGPKGRNVIISKSFGAPVVTKDGVTVAKEIELADPLENMGAQMVKEVASKTNDLAGDGTTTATVLAQAIVKEGLKNVAAGANPMDLKRGIDKAVEAIVEDLAKQAQKVGDSSDKIKQVASISANNDETIGELIAKAFGKVGKEGVITVEEAKGTDTYVDVVEGMQFDRGYLSPYFVTDSEKMVSELENPYILLFDKKISSMKDILPVLEPVAQSGKPLLIIAEDVDGEALATLVVNKLRGSLKIAAVKAPGFGDRRKAMLEDIAILTGGTVISEERGFSLENASLDLLGTCEKITIDKDNTTIVNGAGVAKDIKSRVNQIKAQIESTTSDYDKEKLQERLAKLAGGVAVLYVGAASEVEMKEKKDRVDDALHATRAAVEEGIVAGGGVALVRAKAVLAKLKGENADEETGMQIVARAIEAPLRTIVENAGGEGSVVVSKVLEGKGHFGYDAKAEVYTDMMKAGIIDPKKVTRVALENAASVAGMILTTECALIDIKEEAQAGPPMGGGMPGMM from the coding sequence ATGGCAAAAGACATTAAATTTGATATAGATGCACGTGACGGACTTAAAAGAGGCGTTGATGCATTGGCTAATGCAGTAAAAGTAACTCTAGGACCAAAAGGTAGAAATGTAATCATCAGCAAATCTTTCGGTGCTCCAGTAGTAACTAAGGATGGTGTTACAGTAGCAAAAGAGATTGAATTAGCAGATCCTTTAGAGAATATGGGAGCGCAAATGGTCAAAGAAGTAGCGTCTAAAACCAATGATTTGGCTGGTGATGGTACTACTACTGCTACGGTTTTAGCACAAGCCATCGTTAAAGAAGGTTTAAAAAACGTTGCCGCAGGTGCTAACCCAATGGATTTAAAAAGAGGCATCGACAAAGCTGTTGAAGCGATTGTTGAAGATCTTGCGAAACAAGCACAAAAAGTGGGTGATTCTTCTGATAAAATAAAGCAAGTAGCTTCTATTTCTGCTAACAATGACGAAACTATTGGTGAGCTAATCGCTAAGGCTTTCGGCAAAGTGGGTAAAGAAGGGGTGATCACTGTTGAAGAAGCTAAAGGTACAGATACCTATGTTGATGTTGTTGAAGGTATGCAGTTTGACAGAGGATACCTTTCTCCTTACTTCGTAACCGATTCTGAGAAAATGGTTTCTGAGTTAGAGAATCCTTATATTTTATTGTTCGACAAGAAGATTTCTTCGATGAAAGATATACTTCCTGTTTTAGAGCCTGTTGCACAATCAGGAAAACCACTTTTAATTATTGCAGAAGATGTTGATGGTGAAGCCTTAGCTACTTTAGTAGTGAATAAATTAAGAGGTTCACTAAAAATTGCTGCAGTTAAAGCACCAGGTTTTGGAGACCGTCGTAAAGCGATGCTTGAAGATATCGCTATCTTAACGGGTGGTACGGTAATTTCTGAAGAAAGAGGTTTCTCTTTAGAAAATGCTTCTTTAGATCTTTTAGGTACTTGTGAAAAAATAACGATCGATAAAGATAATACCACAATCGTTAACGGTGCTGGTGTTGCTAAAGACATCAAATCTAGAGTAAACCAAATTAAAGCTCAGATAGAATCTACAACGTCTGACTATGATAAAGAAAAATTGCAAGAGCGTTTAGCTAAATTAGCAGGTGGTGTTGCCGTTTTATATGTAGGTGCTGCTTCTGAAGTAGAGATGAAAGAGAAAAAAGACCGTGTTGACGATGCTTTACATGCCACAAGAGCGGCTGTTGAAGAAGGTATTGTTGCTGGTGGTGGTGTTGCCTTAGTGCGGGCTAAAGCGGTACTTGCCAAATTAAAAGGTGAAAACGCTGACGAAGAAACAGGAATGCAAATTGTAGCTAGAGCCATTGAAGCTCCTTTACGTACTATTGTTGAAAATGCAGGTGGTGAAGGTTCCGTAGTGGTTTCGAAAGTATTAGAAGGTAAAGGTCACTTTGGATACGATGCCAAAGCTGAAGTGTATACCGATATGATGAAAGCCGGTATTATCGATCCTAAAAAAGTAACAAGAGTAGCCTTAGAAAATGCTGCTTCGGTTGCAGGAATGATCTTAACTACCGAATGTGCTTTAATTGATATTAAAGAAGAGGCACAAGCGGGCCCTCCAATGGGTGGTGGTATGCCAGGAATGATGTAG
- a CDS encoding GLPGLI family protein: protein MINRYYLFTFLIFSIFNLNAQNYELSYKVKVHKNKEKIEGVSKFTQDTFYYMDSLKMKLFFNDYTSIFTYELLKKKSRDFPKALDMARKLIIGGTHCFHYDFMTKELYKVTEINNKNYIVKTESPIINWQILDEKKVILGYQCQKAVTLQKNTNRLGQEDDLEITAWFALDLAFPYGPKEYLGLPGIILELHEGKNRFSYIAEYILTNPMINIESNYPLNEWISESEFKKISNSEYGRF, encoded by the coding sequence ATGATTAATAGATATTACTTGTTCACATTTTTAATTTTTTCAATTTTCAATTTGAATGCTCAAAATTATGAATTGAGTTATAAAGTTAAGGTTCATAAAAACAAGGAAAAAATAGAAGGTGTTTCTAAATTTACTCAGGATACTTTTTACTACATGGATAGTTTGAAAATGAAGCTATTTTTTAATGATTATACTTCAATTTTCACATACGAGTTATTAAAAAAAAAGAGTAGAGATTTCCCAAAAGCACTCGATATGGCTAGAAAATTAATCATAGGAGGTACTCATTGCTTCCATTACGACTTTATGACCAAAGAACTCTATAAAGTTACAGAAATCAATAATAAAAATTACATTGTTAAAACAGAATCACCAATAATTAATTGGCAAATATTAGATGAGAAGAAAGTAATACTAGGTTATCAATGTCAAAAAGCTGTGACTTTACAAAAAAATACTAATCGATTAGGACAAGAAGATGACTTAGAGATTACTGCCTGGTTTGCATTAGATTTAGCCTTTCCTTATGGTCCAAAAGAATATTTAGGTCTGCCTGGAATAATACTAGAACTTCATGAAGGAAAAAATCGATTTTCTTACATTGCAGAATATATTCTAACAAACCCAATGATAAATATTGAATCAAACTACCCCTTAAACGAGTGGATATCTGAGAGTGAATTTAAAAAAATAAGTAATAGTGAATACGGAAGGTTCTAA
- a CDS encoding heavy-metal-associated domain-containing protein: protein MKKTILTVVVLFVAAFSYAQEKNKKLSFDVDGVCEMCKERIEKAALGVKGVKFATWDIPSHQLSLIMDERKTDVMKIKTAIVAVGHDTKELKATDEAYNTVHPCCKYRDDKVKDDHKN, encoded by the coding sequence ATGAAAAAAACAATTTTAACCGTCGTAGTCCTATTCGTTGCAGCATTTAGTTATGCCCAAGAGAAAAATAAAAAATTATCCTTTGATGTGGATGGTGTATGTGAGATGTGCAAAGAGCGTATTGAAAAAGCAGCATTAGGCGTAAAAGGGGTGAAATTTGCCACTTGGGATATTCCTTCGCATCAACTTTCCCTAATTATGGATGAACGCAAAACCGATGTGATGAAAATTAAAACGGCCATTGTTGCGGTTGGTCATGATACCAAAGAATTAAAAGCAACAGATGAAGCTTACAATACTGTACATCCTTGTTGTAAATACAGAGATGATAAAGTAAAGGATGATCATAAGAATTAA
- a CDS encoding TonB-dependent receptor yields MKTQKIKFVGAYLFFCGFVVFSQDKVEGTVKDANQMGLPGASVYWMNSQLGVVTNEKGAFSIPFTKEYTSLIISYVGFESDTLIINEPKTIAHLLKPSNELREVVVQQKRDALEKSFFTPQNVVTINSEELLKAACCNLSESFETNPAIDVNFSDALTGTKQIQMLGLTSPYLMITQENLPMVRGASQTYGLTFTPGTWVESIQITKGAGSVVNGYESISGQINTELVKPLTDTSVFVNGYANQNGRLELNTHFNKKLTDKLSTGIYIHGNKRSQKEDANDDGFLDAPLADQINIMNRWQYQNAEKGWIGFLNVRFLNDEKQVGQVDFNPLTDRVDNNPAFGENNNNSLSGDQVWGSEIDTRRFDTSLKLGYVFPELPFQSMGLQASYSLHKQDSYFGFNQYNIDHESLYTNLLFNSIIGDTRNTFKTGLTFAYDGYQEVVNSTIFSRADTSAGAFFEYSYDNIEKVSLTAGIRADTHNRLGTFVTPRFHIRYTPWELGSLRGSFGRGKRAANIFAENQQFFASSRQLQILDTDGDIYGLQPEDAWNYGVSFLQGFIFLERKGNVTVDFYKTDFKNQIVVDWENPDEIAFYNLNGKSYASSLQVEVNHEILPNLQLRAAYKYYDVTTDYRSGSLQKPLQAQNRYFANLGYQTTLKDNGAQWRFDYTLHTQGKQRLPGTASNPIAYQLPEFAAPYSLMNAQITKVFSPAFEVYLGGENLSDVTQKNPILGADNPFGSNFDTNIVFAPIMGRMFYAGFRFKI; encoded by the coding sequence ATGAAAACACAAAAAATAAAATTTGTAGGTGCCTACTTATTTTTCTGTGGCTTTGTAGTTTTTTCACAAGATAAAGTAGAGGGAACCGTTAAAGATGCTAATCAAATGGGTCTGCCAGGCGCTAGTGTGTATTGGATGAACTCTCAATTAGGCGTAGTTACGAACGAAAAAGGAGCGTTTTCTATTCCGTTTACAAAAGAATATACAAGCTTAATTATTAGTTATGTAGGTTTTGAATCAGATACATTGATCATCAATGAACCAAAGACAATTGCACACCTTTTAAAACCATCCAATGAATTAAGGGAGGTTGTGGTACAGCAAAAAAGAGATGCCTTAGAAAAATCTTTTTTTACGCCACAGAATGTGGTGACTATAAATAGCGAAGAACTATTAAAGGCTGCCTGTTGCAACTTGTCTGAAAGTTTCGAGACGAACCCAGCAATCGATGTAAACTTTTCGGACGCCCTTACCGGTACAAAGCAAATTCAAATGCTAGGCTTAACAAGTCCGTATTTGATGATTACTCAAGAAAATTTACCTATGGTTCGTGGTGCGTCACAAACTTATGGACTTACGTTTACCCCTGGAACTTGGGTAGAAAGTATTCAAATAACCAAGGGTGCTGGGAGTGTCGTCAATGGCTATGAGAGTATATCTGGACAAATTAATACAGAACTGGTAAAACCACTAACTGATACCTCGGTTTTTGTCAACGGTTATGCAAATCAAAATGGACGCTTAGAACTCAATACCCATTTTAACAAGAAACTAACCGATAAGCTAAGTACTGGGATCTATATCCACGGCAATAAACGCAGTCAAAAAGAAGACGCTAACGACGATGGCTTTTTAGACGCTCCGTTGGCAGATCAAATAAATATTATGAACCGTTGGCAGTATCAAAATGCAGAAAAAGGTTGGATTGGTTTTTTAAATGTTAGGTTCTTAAATGATGAAAAGCAAGTGGGTCAGGTCGATTTTAATCCTTTAACTGATCGGGTCGATAACAATCCGGCATTCGGAGAAAATAACAATAATTCACTGAGCGGAGACCAAGTGTGGGGTAGCGAGATTGATACCCGCCGGTTTGATACCTCTTTGAAGCTAGGTTATGTTTTTCCTGAATTACCGTTTCAAAGTATGGGTCTTCAGGCTTCTTATAGTTTGCACAAGCAAGATTCTTATTTTGGGTTTAACCAATATAACATAGACCATGAAAGTTTATACACGAATCTATTGTTCAACTCTATTATTGGTGACACAAGAAATACCTTTAAAACTGGGCTGACCTTTGCTTATGACGGCTACCAAGAAGTAGTAAACAGTACTATTTTTAGCCGAGCGGATACATCGGCAGGTGCTTTTTTCGAATATAGTTATGATAATATCGAAAAGGTAAGCTTAACCGCAGGTATACGCGCAGATACCCACAACAGATTAGGAACTTTTGTAACGCCTAGATTTCATATTCGGTATACCCCTTGGGAACTGGGTAGTTTAAGAGGGTCGTTTGGTCGTGGTAAAAGAGCCGCCAATATTTTTGCAGAAAATCAACAGTTTTTTGCTTCATCAAGACAGTTGCAAATTTTAGATACGGATGGTGATATTTACGGATTACAACCCGAAGACGCTTGGAACTATGGTGTAAGTTTTTTACAAGGTTTTATATTTTTAGAGCGTAAGGGAAATGTAACGGTAGACTTTTATAAAACCGATTTTAAAAATCAGATTGTGGTAGATTGGGAGAATCCCGACGAAATAGCATTTTACAATTTAAACGGTAAAAGTTATGCCAGTAGTTTACAGGTAGAAGTAAATCATGAAATACTACCTAATCTACAATTAAGGGCCGCTTATAAGTATTATGATGTTACCACGGATTACAGAAGTGGTAGCCTGCAAAAACCCTTACAAGCTCAAAATAGGTATTTTGCGAATTTGGGCTATCAAACCACTTTAAAGGATAATGGTGCGCAATGGCGTTTTGATTATACCCTGCATACGCAAGGGAAGCAGCGTTTGCCGGGCACAGCATCAAATCCTATAGCCTACCAATTGCCTGAATTTGCAGCCCCTTATAGCCTAATGAATGCGCAAATAACTAAGGTGTTTTCTCCCGCTTTTGAAGTATATTTAGGAGGTGAAAATTTAAGCGATGTAACACAGAAGAATCCTATTTTGGGCGCAGATAACCCTTTTGGTTCAAATTTTGATACCAACATTGTTTTTGCACCTATTATGGGTCGCATGTTTTATGCGGGGTTTAGGTTTAAGATCTGA
- a CDS encoding heavy-metal-associated domain-containing protein translates to MTHTYSITGMTCGGCVASVEEKLAKITEITSVSIDLAKAEGTIDMTRHIPLSQLQEALQPKYEIREKYIADTQNPKEALPIEATSKLAQLKPLFLILGYLSVAVVLLNYKDGSLNDAMLDFMGLFYIVFSFFKFLDLKGFPESFRMYDPLAKVIPVYGRIYPFMEAILGLLFLMRIQIPLALLVTVIILGITTVGVTKTLLDKKSIRCACLGTALKLPMTEATFIENAIMLVMAIAMLIQVYS, encoded by the coding sequence ATGACACATACATATAGTATAACAGGAATGACCTGCGGTGGGTGCGTAGCATCTGTTGAGGAAAAACTCGCTAAAATTACCGAAATAACTTCCGTTTCTATTGATTTGGCTAAGGCCGAAGGAACTATTGATATGACAAGGCATATTCCGCTAAGCCAATTACAAGAGGCTTTACAACCTAAATACGAGATTAGGGAAAAATATATTGCCGATACGCAAAACCCTAAAGAAGCGCTACCCATTGAAGCTACATCTAAACTAGCACAACTAAAACCTTTATTCCTAATTTTAGGATACTTATCGGTAGCTGTTGTGTTGCTGAATTATAAAGATGGAAGCCTAAACGATGCGATGCTCGATTTTATGGGGCTTTTCTACATTGTTTTTAGCTTTTTCAAATTTTTAGATTTAAAGGGATTTCCAGAAAGTTTCAGGATGTACGATCCATTAGCCAAAGTGATACCTGTATATGGGCGTATCTATCCTTTTATGGAAGCGATATTAGGACTCCTTTTTTTAATGCGGATCCAAATTCCACTAGCTTTACTAGTTACGGTGATTATTTTAGGAATTACTACCGTTGGAGTAACAAAAACACTTTTAGATAAAAAAAGTATTCGCTGTGCTTGTTTAGGTACTGCTTTAAAACTGCCGATGACCGAAGCAACTTTTATAGAAAATGCCATTATGTTAGTGATGGCCATCGCTATGTTAATTCAAGTGTATAGTTAG
- a CDS encoding NHL repeat-containing protein → MKNIGIIVVFIILFSSCKQKEIVPTTWVFSSTIQLEGINPIGIAQVDEKLWLSDGDHNRVVQIDAQGKIEAFIDSLDRPMHIDALDGVLYIPQYGNDLIGRFAQGELTSIVIKDSLDAPAAISVFKQEKAIADFYNNRILYYNGTDWISFGKEGKAEGEFYYPTDVQITKDKIWVADAYNNRVQVFDKQGKFLQMMGQDQKMNAATGILVTENEIFTTDFENNRVLVFDMMGNLKQEISKNIEKATDVLIMNSKLYVINYRNGQINIFESEAVPVKIN, encoded by the coding sequence ATGAAAAATATAGGTATCATAGTAGTCTTCATCATTCTATTTTCCTCTTGCAAACAAAAAGAAATTGTACCAACAACTTGGGTTTTTTCTAGTACTATTCAATTGGAAGGAATTAACCCGATTGGTATAGCTCAGGTTGACGAAAAACTATGGTTGTCTGACGGTGACCACAATCGTGTGGTGCAAATTGATGCACAAGGGAAAATAGAAGCTTTTATCGACAGTTTAGACAGGCCCATGCACATTGATGCCTTAGATGGTGTCTTATACATTCCGCAATATGGCAACGATTTAATAGGCAGGTTTGCTCAGGGAGAATTAACATCTATAGTAATTAAAGATAGTTTGGATGCTCCGGCGGCCATATCGGTTTTTAAGCAAGAAAAAGCAATTGCAGATTTTTATAACAACCGTATTCTTTATTATAACGGAACAGATTGGATTTCATTTGGCAAAGAAGGCAAAGCGGAAGGTGAATTTTATTATCCTACTGATGTACAAATCACAAAAGATAAAATTTGGGTTGCCGACGCGTATAATAATCGCGTTCAAGTTTTTGATAAACAAGGAAAATTTTTGCAAATGATGGGGCAAGATCAAAAAATGAACGCGGCAACGGGTATTTTAGTGACTGAAAATGAGATTTTTACAACTGATTTTGAAAATAATCGCGTTCTAGTTTTCGACATGATGGGCAATTTAAAGCAAGAAATTTCGAAAAATATTGAAAAAGCTACTGATGTATTAATCATGAATTCTAAACTTTATGTGATTAATTATAGAAATGGTCAAATAAATATTTTTGAAAGTGAAGCAGTACCCGTAAAAATCAACTAA
- a CDS encoding heavy-metal-associated domain-containing protein codes for MKNTIIITVIFGIMTMLSANAQQNMDKFRVQVDGLGCPFCAYGLEKKFKEFKGIKSVKIDIETGDFSFNYPAEKALSLTDVEKQVENAGYTPITTKIERANGKIETSEAKILSEKTKGTVTKNLMVAGNCGMCEARITKAAKSVVGVSEISWNKETKMMKVSFDGGTTTLSEIEIAIAKAGHDTKNHKAQTSTYNDLPPCCLYDRIAQ; via the coding sequence ATGAAAAATACAATCATAATAACAGTGATTTTTGGAATAATGACCATGTTGAGTGCAAACGCACAACAAAATATGGATAAATTTAGGGTACAAGTAGACGGACTTGGCTGTCCGTTTTGTGCCTATGGCTTAGAGAAAAAATTTAAGGAATTTAAAGGGATAAAAAGTGTAAAAATTGATATTGAGACAGGAGATTTTAGTTTTAATTATCCAGCGGAAAAGGCTCTTTCGCTAACAGATGTTGAAAAACAAGTAGAAAATGCGGGCTATACGCCAATTACTACTAAAATTGAACGAGCTAACGGTAAAATTGAAACCTCTGAAGCAAAAATCCTCTCAGAAAAAACTAAAGGAACAGTCACTAAAAACCTCATGGTGGCAGGGAACTGCGGTATGTGCGAAGCGCGAATTACAAAGGCTGCGAAAAGTGTTGTAGGAGTTTCTGAGATTTCCTGGAATAAAGAAACTAAAATGATGAAAGTGTCTTTCGATGGGGGTACTACTACCTTATCTGAAATTGAAATAGCGATAGCAAAAGCTGGTCATGATACCAAAAACCATAAAGCACAAACAAGCACGTATAATGATTTACCACCTTGTTGTCTTTATGATCGAATAGCTCAATAA
- a CDS encoding GAF domain-containing protein, which translates to MFEKLKSEALVLITDKNLAVEERLQQVCDLLKENVTHYDWVGFYFKNGDKNELKLGPYAGAETDHTIIPFGKGICGQVALSNQNFVVPDVSAQDNYIACSITVKAEIVIPLFVNGENIGQIDIDSNTPDPFSEEDERFLEFINNEIAKIL; encoded by the coding sequence ATGTTCGAAAAATTAAAATCAGAAGCGCTTGTACTGATAACAGATAAAAATTTAGCTGTAGAGGAGCGTTTGCAGCAGGTTTGTGATCTATTAAAAGAAAATGTTACTCATTATGATTGGGTAGGTTTTTATTTTAAAAACGGTGATAAAAACGAATTAAAATTAGGCCCTTATGCTGGCGCTGAAACTGACCACACTATAATTCCATTTGGCAAAGGTATTTGCGGACAGGTAGCCCTTAGCAATCAAAACTTTGTAGTGCCCGATGTCTCAGCCCAAGATAATTATATTGCTTGCAGCATTACCGTAAAGGCAGAGATCGTAATACCCTTATTTGTAAATGGAGAAAATATAGGTCAAATTGATATTGATTCGAACACACCAGACCCTTTTTCAGAGGAAGATGAGCGCTTTTTAGAGTTTATAAATAACGAAATAGCTAAAATTCTTTAA